One stretch of Campylobacter sp. CNRCH_2014_0184h DNA includes these proteins:
- a CDS encoding sulfite exporter TauE/SafE family protein, translated as MDLTLLPYMIIGIFSGMASGVFGIGGGMIIVPFMLTLGLSSHHAVAISVVQMIFASIFGSYLNYKKKNLILKDGLIIGFGGFLGAMFSGLLLSYFSDITLTSIFLCVSIVFFLKFAFNQKSTIGNINHSNILKNSILLICGVFTGIFAISLGIGGGLLITPILAYFLGYDTKKVVPLSLFFVIFASISGISSFVYNDIIDKEVLQNGSLVGLSSMLGVYLGIKIMEKINLKSHRIALLGIYTLSITMTIISLIKKLNLF; from the coding sequence ATGGATTTAACTTTACTTCCTTATATGATTATAGGAATTTTTTCAGGTATGGCTTCAGGGGTTTTTGGCATAGGTGGTGGTATGATTATCGTTCCTTTCATGCTTACTTTAGGACTTAGCTCTCATCATGCTGTTGCAATTTCTGTTGTACAAATGATTTTTGCTTCTATTTTTGGTTCCTATTTAAACTATAAAAAGAAAAATTTAATCTTAAAAGATGGACTTATCATAGGCTTTGGAGGCTTTTTAGGTGCGATGTTTAGCGGGCTTTTACTCTCGTATTTTTCAGATATAACCTTAACAAGTATTTTTCTATGCGTGAGTATTGTATTCTTTTTAAAATTTGCTTTTAATCAAAAAAGCACCATTGGAAACATTAACCACTCTAATATCTTAAAAAATTCTATTTTGCTAATTTGTGGCGTATTTACAGGAATTTTTGCTATATCTTTAGGGATTGGCGGTGGGCTTTTAATCACCCCTATTCTAGCTTATTTTTTAGGCTATGATACTAAAAAAGTAGTACCACTTAGTTTGTTTTTTGTGATTTTTGCTTCCATTTCAGGAATTAGTTCTTTTGTATATAATGACATCATTGATAAAGAAGTCTTGCAAAATGGAAGCTTAGTAGGACTTAGTTCTATGCTAGGGGTTTATCTTGGTATTAAAATCATGGAAAAAATCAACCTTAAATCCCACCGCATAGCACTTTTGGGCATCTACACTCTTTCTATAACTATGACTATTATAAGCTTGATTAAAAAGCTAAATTTATTTTAA
- a CDS encoding DUF177 domain-containing protein: MKIAFAKLSSVAYPFKLDLDNIVFEGTITKVNPKLAKIKANFKGFTYRNCDRCGDEIELEIDQNIELFASDGIFKDENNTLSDTMEFFDSHIDLIELATSELQSYLSDYFYCNKCLN; the protein is encoded by the coding sequence ATGAAAATTGCCTTTGCAAAACTTAGCTCTGTGGCTTATCCTTTTAAGCTAGATCTTGATAATATAGTTTTTGAAGGAACTATTACAAAAGTTAATCCAAAATTAGCAAAAATAAAAGCTAATTTCAAAGGATTTACTTATAGAAACTGCGATCGATGTGGCGATGAAATAGAGCTTGAAATCGATCAAAATATAGAGCTTTTTGCAAGCGATGGAATTTTTAAAGATGAAAATAATACTTTAAGTGATACTATGGAGTTTTTTGACTCTCATATAGATTTAATAGAACTTGCCACAAGTGAGTTACAATCTTATTTAAGTGATTATTTTTATTGTAATAAATGTTTAAATTAA
- the flhB gene encoding flagellar biosynthesis protein FlhB → MAADDQEKTEEPTSKKIEDARKEGNVPKSQDASAVAVLVIAVVVVLFMLPFIGERISGLYRFYQSFIGIELDLKILQKIIIKTMIEMFIMVLPITLTIMVAGVLGNLMQFGFIFTTKPITPNFNKINPINGLKNLFSLKKIIEALKITLKVGVVFGIAFVFLLQFMKELPRVELYTIYPQLLWLRDKAIILAAIVIIAFLIIGLLDVLLVRYQYFKNLRMSKQEIKDEYKQSEGDPLVKGRIRRLQMEAARRRMVQDVASADVVITNPTHYAVALRYDSSKEAAPKVLAKGVDFLALRIKDMAYEYNVMIYENPPLARELYKACEVNDLIPPELFKAVAEVLSFVYTSNRQKFADRLK, encoded by the coding sequence ATGGCTGCTGATGATCAAGAAAAAACAGAAGAACCCACGTCCAAGAAAATAGAAGATGCTCGTAAAGAGGGTAATGTTCCAAAAAGCCAAGATGCATCTGCTGTGGCTGTACTTGTTATAGCTGTGGTCGTGGTGTTGTTTATGCTACCTTTTATAGGTGAGAGAATTAGTGGTTTATATAGGTTTTATCAAAGCTTTATAGGTATAGAACTTGATTTAAAAATCTTGCAAAAAATTATTATAAAAACTATGATAGAAATGTTTATTATGGTTTTACCTATTACTTTAACGATTATGGTTGCAGGCGTGCTTGGGAATTTAATGCAATTTGGTTTTATTTTTACCACCAAGCCTATCACTCCAAATTTTAACAAAATTAACCCTATTAATGGTCTTAAAAATCTTTTTTCTTTGAAAAAAATCATTGAAGCTTTAAAAATTACTCTTAAAGTTGGAGTGGTTTTTGGAATAGCCTTTGTTTTTTTATTACAATTTATGAAAGAACTTCCTAGAGTGGAGCTTTATACGATTTATCCACAACTTTTATGGCTTAGGGATAAGGCTATTATACTTGCGGCTATTGTGATTATAGCTTTTTTGATTATTGGACTTTTAGATGTGCTTTTGGTAAGGTATCAGTACTTTAAAAATTTGCGTATGAGCAAACAAGAAATCAAAGATGAATACAAACAAAGCGAAGGAGATCCTTTGGTAAAAGGAAGAATTCGTCGTTTGCAAATGGAAGCAGCAAGACGCAGAATGGTGCAAGATGTCGCTAGTGCTGATGTGGTGATTACTAACCCTACTCACTATGCGGTTGCTTTGCGTTATGATAGCTCTAAGGAAGCTGCACCAAAAGTTTTAGCTAAAGGAGTGGACTTTTTAGCTTTGCGTATAAAAGATATGGCATATGAATATAATGTGATGATTTATGAAAATCCTCCTTTAGCAAGAGAACTTTATAAAGCATGTGAGGTAAATGATCTTATCCCACCAGAGCTTTTTAAAGCAGTGGCGGAAGTTTTAAGCTTTGTCTATACTTCTAATAGACAAAAATTTGCTGATAGATTAAAATAA
- a CDS encoding peroxiredoxin, whose product MIVTKKAIDFTAPAVLGNNQIVEDFNLYKNIGPKGTVVFFYPKDFTFVCPSEIIAFDKRYQDFKDRGIEVIGVSCDNEFSHFAWKNMPVNQGGIGQVKFPLVADLTKQIARNFDVLFEEAVALRGSFLLDADGTIRHAVINDLPLGRNIDEMIRMVDTMLFTNEHGEVCPAGWNKGDEGMKADPKGVADYLSKNESKL is encoded by the coding sequence ATGATAGTTACTAAAAAAGCTATTGATTTTACAGCACCAGCTGTATTAGGAAATAACCAAATAGTTGAAGATTTTAATCTTTATAAAAATATAGGACCAAAAGGCACGGTAGTATTTTTCTATCCAAAAGACTTTACTTTTGTTTGCCCATCTGAAATCATTGCTTTTGATAAAAGATATCAAGATTTTAAAGATAGAGGTATTGAAGTAATCGGCGTATCTTGCGATAATGAATTTTCTCACTTTGCATGGAAAAATATGCCAGTAAATCAAGGTGGTATAGGTCAAGTTAAATTTCCTTTAGTAGCTGACTTAACTAAACAAATCGCTAGAAATTTTGATGTTTTATTTGAAGAGGCAGTTGCTTTAAGAGGTTCTTTCTTACTTGATGCTGATGGAACAATTCGTCATGCAGTGATCAATGACTTACCACTTGGAAGAAACATTGATGAGATGATTAGAATGGTTGATACTATGTTATTTACTAATGAACATGGTGAAGTTTGCCCAGCTGGCTGGAACAAAGGTGATGAAGGTATGAAAGCTGACCCTAAAGGTGTTGCTGATTATCTAAGCAAAAACGAAAGTAAACTATAA
- the rpmF gene encoding 50S ribosomal protein L32 yields the protein MAVPKRRVSKTRAAKRRTHYKVTLPMPIKDKDGSYKMPHRVNPVTKEY from the coding sequence ATGGCAGTACCTAAGAGAAGAGTGAGTAAAACTCGTGCAGCAAAACGCAGAACTCATTATAAAGTTACCTTACCTATGCCTATAAAAGACAAAGATGGTAGCTATAAAATGCCTCACCGTGTAAATCCAGTAACTAAGGAATATTAA
- the motB gene encoding flagellar motor protein MotB, with the protein MGKKHKCPECPAGEKWAVPYADFLSLLLALFIALWAISESNPAKTEALKTEFVKIFEFTASNPLEKESEVHNKYSAPSNANVEELEKLKKLSITQQENIEKLKAALDQRENNIVLNLPARVEFARGSTQIDSADVQDFLKRISEVLKRMPKQAQIELRGYTDASDKDPKRNFDLASKRAQVVADYLITRGINPAQLIVVSFGENYPLSANKEDEINNRVEFYIRVDSSDNQTRKSVLDQIGAFNNK; encoded by the coding sequence ATGGGAAAAAAACATAAATGTCCAGAATGTCCAGCAGGTGAAAAATGGGCTGTGCCTTATGCAGACTTTTTAAGTTTGCTTTTGGCGCTTTTTATTGCTCTTTGGGCGATTTCTGAAAGTAACCCCGCTAAAACTGAGGCTTTAAAAACTGAATTTGTTAAAATTTTTGAATTTACTGCTTCAAATCCTTTAGAAAAAGAAAGTGAAGTGCATAATAAATACAGTGCACCATCTAATGCAAATGTTGAAGAGCTTGAAAAGCTTAAAAAATTAAGTATCACCCAACAAGAAAATATAGAAAAATTAAAAGCAGCATTAGATCAAAGAGAAAATAATATCGTTTTAAATTTGCCTGCAAGGGTTGAATTTGCTAGGGGTAGTACACAAATTGATTCAGCTGATGTGCAAGATTTTCTAAAACGTATTAGCGAAGTTTTAAAAAGAATGCCAAAACAAGCTCAAATAGAACTTAGAGGTTATACTGATGCAAGTGATAAAGATCCTAAAAGAAATTTTGATTTAGCAAGTAAAAGAGCTCAAGTTGTGGCTGATTATTTGATTACTAGAGGAATTAATCCAGCTCAACTTATAGTGGTTAGTTTTGGTGAAAATTATCCTTTGAGTGCAAACAAAGAAGATGAAATAAACAATAGAGTTGAATTTTATATCCGCGTAGATTCTTCAGATAATCAAACTAGAAAGTCAGTGTTAGATCAAATTGGAGCTTTTAATAACAAATAA
- a CDS encoding DUF362 domain-containing protein: MAVKITDICIACGSCIDECPVSAIVDDANNPEGEDRYYVYADKCVECVGHNDQPACASACPTDGCIVWSDVVGGQPSRDNIGSDLRDGSTPVFA, translated from the coding sequence ATGGCAGTTAAAATTACTGATATTTGTATAGCATGTGGTTCTTGTATAGATGAATGCCCAGTAAGTGCTATCGTAGATGATGCAAATAATCCTGAGGGCGAAGACAGATATTATGTTTATGCAGATAAATGTGTTGAATGTGTAGGACACAATGATCAACCAGCCTGTGCAAGTGCTTGCCCAACTGATGGTTGTATTGTATGGAGTGATGTAGTAGGTGGTCAACCAAGTCGTGATAACATCGGTAGTGATTTAAGAGACGGTTCAACTCCAGTATTTGCTTAA
- a CDS encoding N-acetyl sugar amidotransferase has protein sequence MKFCKKCVMPDTKPDLHFNDEGICDACCSQEAKNHEINWQEREKEFLELVKKYKKHPVYDCVIGVSGGKDSTFQVLKCLELGLNPLCVCFEPSIPTKIGKKNLKNLNNLGVDLIHIKRNPLVYKKLAREAFIRTGDNEWQNHLGIFTCVPKVAVAFDIPLIIWGESPQIEYGGPASSKEKNTLGREWLEEFGGLLGNRISDMIGVDGIREKDLYFYTYPSDEELQRVGVTGLFLGYYFKWDYKYNLKLAQENGFKTSTKPVETTYENFENLDCYSNHVHDYLKYCKYGFGRATDNACLDIRLGYISREEGVRLVNKYDGKPPKKAIKKYLEFSGFSEKEFEKIVDSFTNKKIFKRDENGKFLRDSDGSLIKKDEFILK, from the coding sequence ATGAAATTTTGTAAAAAATGCGTTATGCCAGATACTAAGCCTGATTTGCATTTTAATGATGAGGGAATTTGTGATGCGTGTTGCTCGCAAGAAGCTAAAAATCATGAGATAAATTGGCAAGAGCGTGAAAAAGAATTTCTAGAACTCGTTAAAAAATATAAAAAACATCCTGTGTATGATTGTGTGATAGGAGTAAGTGGTGGTAAGGATTCTACCTTTCAAGTTTTAAAATGTCTTGAACTTGGACTCAATCCTTTGTGTGTTTGTTTTGAACCAAGTATTCCTACTAAAATAGGTAAAAAGAATTTAAAAAATTTAAATAATCTTGGTGTTGATTTAATCCATATCAAAAGAAATCCTTTGGTGTATAAAAAATTAGCCCGCGAAGCTTTTATAAGAACGGGTGATAATGAATGGCAAAACCATTTGGGGATTTTTACATGTGTTCCAAAAGTAGCTGTTGCTTTTGACATTCCTTTGATTATTTGGGGGGAAAGTCCGCAGATTGAATATGGTGGGCCAGCTAGTTCTAAAGAAAAAAATACTTTAGGTAGAGAGTGGCTTGAAGAATTTGGCGGACTTTTGGGTAATAGAATTTCTGATATGATTGGTGTTGATGGTATTAGAGAAAAGGATTTATATTTTTATACTTATCCAAGTGATGAAGAGCTTCAAAGAGTAGGAGTTACAGGGTTATTTTTGGGATATTATTTTAAATGGGATTATAAGTATAATTTAAAATTAGCCCAAGAAAATGGTTTTAAAACTAGTACAAAACCAGTTGAAACTACTTATGAGAATTTTGAAAATTTAGATTGTTATTCAAATCATGTGCATGATTATTTAAAATACTGCAAATATGGTTTTGGAAGAGCTACAGATAATGCGTGTTTGGATATAAGACTTGGCTATATTAGCCGTGAAGAGGGTGTGAGACTTGTAAATAAATATGATGGAAAGCCACCTAAAAAGGCTATTAAGAAGTATTTGGAATTTAGTGGTTTTAGTGAAAAAGAATTTGAAAAAATTGTAGATTCTTTTACTAATAAAAAGATATTTAAACGCGATGAAAATGGTAAATTCTTAAGAGATAGTGATGGGTCGTTGATAAAAAAAGATGAGTTTATTTTGAAATGA
- the plsX gene encoding phosphate acyltransferase PlsX → MTSIAIDAMGGDFGEKPIIEGVIQALKEREFKAILVGDPQKLKTLIPQELNSYIEYEEAFDVFAMDENSTDALKRKDSTIYKAIDLVRNQKAKAVVSAGHSGATMSLATLRLGRLANIARPAIATLMPNIHSRTLVLDVGANVDCKSEHLFQFAIMGEAYAKEILKIAKPRVALLSNGEEECKGNELTKETHQLLKQLPNFVGNAEGRDIFNGTIDVLVCDGFNGNILLKTGEGVASVITKLLKQEIQKSFLAKLGYLLAKPAFNELKTHIDYEEYGGAPLLGVKECVIISHGKSGPKAIKNAIFQALNFTQSNINQTIEKELSNYEIN, encoded by the coding sequence ATGACAAGCATTGCTATTGATGCAATGGGTGGTGATTTTGGGGAAAAACCTATCATAGAAGGTGTGATTCAAGCTCTAAAAGAGCGTGAATTTAAAGCTATCTTGGTAGGGGATCCTCAAAAACTAAAAACCTTGATTCCTCAAGAATTAAACTCATACATAGAATACGAAGAAGCTTTTGATGTGTTTGCTATGGATGAAAATTCCACAGATGCACTAAAAAGAAAAGATAGTACTATTTACAAAGCCATTGATTTAGTAAGAAATCAAAAAGCAAAAGCTGTTGTTTCTGCTGGGCATAGTGGAGCTACTATGAGTTTAGCTACATTAAGGCTTGGAAGATTAGCAAATATTGCTAGACCTGCAATTGCTACTTTAATGCCAAATATCCATTCAAGAACACTTGTACTAGATGTTGGAGCAAATGTTGATTGTAAAAGTGAGCATTTATTTCAATTTGCTATTATGGGTGAAGCCTATGCTAAAGAGATTTTAAAAATTGCCAAACCTAGAGTTGCTTTACTATCAAATGGCGAAGAAGAATGTAAGGGAAATGAGCTTACCAAAGAAACTCATCAACTCTTAAAACAACTTCCAAATTTTGTCGGAAATGCCGAAGGTAGAGATATCTTTAATGGTACTATAGATGTATTAGTATGTGATGGATTTAATGGGAATATTTTGCTTAAAACAGGAGAAGGTGTAGCAAGTGTTATCACAAAGCTTCTAAAACAAGAAATTCAAAAATCTTTTTTAGCAAAACTAGGCTATCTTTTAGCAAAACCAGCTTTTAATGAACTAAAAACTCATATTGACTATGAAGAATACGGTGGAGCTCCGCTTTTGGGTGTAAAAGAATGTGTCATTATAAGTCATGGAAAAAGTGGTCCAAAAGCTATAAAAAATGCTATTTTTCAAGCATTAAATTTCACACAATCAAATATAAATCAAACTATAGAAAAAGAACTTTCTAATTATGAAATCAACTAA
- the ndk gene encoding nucleoside-diphosphate kinase, with product MEKTLSIIKPDAVKKGVIGQILTRFENNGLRIAATKKIQLSEKEAQEFYAVHKDRPFFKDLVEFMISGPVVVSVLEGENAVLKNRELMGATNPKEAAPGTIRADFADSIDANAVHGSDSLENAKIEIEFFFSKTEIL from the coding sequence TTGGAAAAAACACTTTCTATTATTAAACCTGATGCAGTAAAAAAAGGTGTTATTGGTCAAATTTTAACACGCTTTGAAAACAATGGTCTAAGAATAGCAGCAACAAAAAAAATACAGCTTTCAGAAAAAGAAGCGCAAGAATTTTATGCTGTACACAAAGACAGACCTTTTTTTAAAGATTTAGTTGAATTTATGATCAGCGGTCCGGTTGTGGTTTCTGTTTTAGAAGGCGAAAATGCAGTGTTAAAAAACAGAGAATTAATGGGTGCTACAAATCCAAAAGAAGCAGCTCCTGGTACTATTAGAGCAGATTTTGCAGATAGTATTGATGCAAATGCAGTTCATGGAAGTGATAGCTTAGAAAATGCAAAAATTGAAATAGAATTTTTCTTTTCAAAAACTGAAATTTTATAA
- a CDS encoding beta-ketoacyl-ACP synthase III — protein MKSTKASLKSIASYIPTKTLSNFDLEKMVQTSNEWILRRTGIEQRHIANDDENTSDLGTKAAIKAIQRANLNPQDIDAIIVATLSPDYFTMPSTACKIAHNLGLKNITAFDISAACSGFIYLLELAKSMVESGTKKNVLIIGAEKISSIMDYTDRSICVLFGDGAGAGIVSLDDNFPIIDTHTASDGEFGDLLMTQRAQKSSICSPLSMQMKGNEVFKIAVNTLSNDVIEILAKNNIKSEEIDLFIPHQANLRIIKAVQEKLNFTDEQCVVTVQKYGNTSAASIPMAMNDAYEQGRLKQGSLILLDAFGGGFTWGSALFRFGGENNK, from the coding sequence ATGAAATCAACTAAAGCTTCCTTAAAAAGTATAGCTTCTTATATCCCTACAAAAACTCTGAGTAATTTTGACTTAGAAAAAATGGTTCAAACTAGTAATGAATGGATATTAAGAAGAACTGGTATAGAACAAAGACACATAGCAAATGATGATGAGAATACAAGCGATCTTGGTACTAAAGCAGCTATTAAAGCCATACAAAGAGCTAATTTAAATCCTCAAGATATAGATGCGATCATCGTAGCTACTTTAAGCCCTGATTATTTTACCATGCCATCAACTGCATGTAAAATCGCTCATAATTTGGGCTTAAAAAATATCACCGCTTTTGATATTTCTGCCGCATGCTCAGGATTTATTTATCTTTTAGAGCTTGCAAAATCTATGGTTGAAAGTGGTACTAAAAAAAATGTATTAATCATAGGAGCTGAAAAAATTAGTTCTATTATGGATTATACTGATAGAAGCATTTGCGTGCTATTTGGCGATGGAGCTGGGGCTGGAATTGTATCTTTAGATGATAATTTTCCTATTATAGACACTCATACTGCAAGCGATGGGGAATTTGGAGATTTATTAATGACTCAAAGAGCTCAAAAAAGCAGTATCTGCTCTCCACTTTCCATGCAAATGAAAGGAAATGAGGTATTTAAAATCGCGGTGAATACTCTAAGTAATGATGTTATTGAAATTCTTGCAAAAAACAATATAAAAAGTGAAGAAATTGATCTTTTTATACCTCATCAAGCTAATTTAAGAATTATCAAAGCCGTACAAGAAAAATTAAATTTTACAGATGAACAATGCGTAGTTACTGTCCAAAAATATGGCAATACCTCAGCTGCTTCAATTCCTATGGCAATGAATGATGCTTACGAACAAGGTCGTTTAAAACAAGGTTCTTTAATATTGCTTGATGCTTTTGGTGGTGGTTTCACTTGGGGTTCAGCATTATTTCGTTTTGGTGGAGAAAATAACAAATAA
- the motA gene encoding flagellar motor stator protein MotA, with amino-acid sequence MDLSTILGMVLAVVSISVGDILEGGNPLHVLHLSSFLIVVPTAAFCAMTATHKKFVKAAYKELKLAFKGAGVNLSQRIAELVEYSIIARRDGLLALESKTNEIDNEFLKETMMMMVDGKSVEEIKESMEIQIEEMEEYYKETAEYWIRFGETCPTMGLVGAVMGLMLALQLLDDPQAMAAGIAGAFTATVTGIFGAYALFGPWGHKIKANAHELIKERIVISHAIVSIAEGANPRDLEAKLFNYLGQGEPRISQFDK; translated from the coding sequence ATGGATCTTTCAACCATACTTGGGATGGTATTAGCTGTTGTTAGTATTTCTGTGGGGGATATTTTAGAGGGTGGTAACCCTTTGCATGTTTTGCATTTAAGTTCATTTTTGATCGTGGTTCCAACTGCGGCTTTTTGTGCGATGACAGCAACTCATAAAAAATTTGTTAAAGCAGCTTATAAAGAATTAAAACTTGCCTTTAAAGGTGCGGGGGTAAATTTAAGTCAAAGGATAGCTGAGCTTGTAGAATACTCTATCATAGCAAGAAGAGATGGGCTTTTGGCTTTAGAGTCAAAAACTAATGAAATTGATAATGAGTTTTTAAAAGAAACCATGATGATGATGGTTGATGGTAAGAGCGTAGAAGAGATTAAAGAAAGTATGGAAATCCAAATAGAGGAAATGGAAGAATATTACAAAGAAACGGCAGAATACTGGATCCGTTTTGGTGAGACTTGTCCTACTATGGGACTTGTTGGTGCGGTTATGGGACTTATGCTTGCTTTGCAACTTTTAGATGATCCTCAAGCTATGGCAGCAGGTATTGCAGGAGCATTTACTGCAACGGTAACTGGGATTTTTGGTGCTTATGCTTTATTTGGACCTTGGGGTCATAAAATCAAAGCTAATGCTCATGAGCTCATTAAAGAAAGGATAGTGATCTCACATGCTATAGTAAGTATTGCAGAGGGAGCTAACCCTAGAGATTTAGAGGCTAAATTGTTTAATTACCTTGGACAAGGTGAGCCTAGAATTTCTCAATTTGATAAGTAA